Proteins encoded in a region of the Candidatus Thiopontia autotrophica genome:
- a CDS encoding SCO family protein has protein sequence MKRILLRNRAPLWLVLFGLSIVLAGCDRPAEQLRLEGAMVLSPPKVLSEFALKQRDLGEFTTENTKGEWSLFFFGYTRCPDVCPTELFMLSEMMRTIEKSPDSVIKTPKVVFVSVDPQRDTIDALQEYAGYYHPSFLGVTGEQDMVDKLSRSMGAIYERVYYLNGRQLMVDEEEGVPEGLEDSYLINHSASIFLLNPEGEMHAIFSTPHNPDVMVRDLATIQRAWD, from the coding sequence GTGAAAAGAATATTGTTGAGAAACAGGGCGCCACTTTGGTTAGTGTTGTTTGGTCTATCGATAGTGCTTGCTGGATGTGACCGTCCTGCAGAGCAGTTGAGGCTGGAGGGCGCCATGGTGTTGTCTCCTCCAAAGGTGCTGTCCGAATTTGCGCTTAAACAGAGAGACCTTGGAGAGTTTACAACCGAAAACACAAAGGGGGAGTGGTCGCTATTCTTCTTTGGTTATACCCGCTGTCCTGATGTCTGCCCAACCGAGCTCTTTATGTTGAGTGAGATGATGCGCACTATTGAGAAGAGTCCGGATAGCGTGATTAAGACGCCAAAGGTGGTCTTTGTCTCGGTTGATCCACAACGGGATACTATTGATGCTCTGCAAGAGTACGCTGGCTATTACCATCCATCTTTCTTGGGAGTGACTGGTGAGCAGGATATGGTGGATAAACTGTCCAGATCGATGGGCGCAATCTACGAGCGAGTCTATTATCTGAACGGCAGGCAGTTGATGGTTGATGAAGAGGAGGGGGTTCCTGAAGGGTTGGAGGACTCCTATCTTATCAACCACTCTGCATCCATATTCTTGCTTAACCCTGAAGGGGAGATGCATGCCATTTTTTCCACTCCCCACAACCCGGATGTGATGGTGCGTGATCTTGCCACTATTCAGCGAGCCTGGGACTAG
- the lon gene encoding endopeptidase La → MSNKFDEGMETINGEVEVEIELSPSSELALPSENLPTQIYLLPLSERPFFPAQTQPLLMNGKPWMDTVQKIGDTNEHMVGLFMTQPHESDFASPEDYFEIGTVARMHHPMKQEGKIQFIAEGVQRARIVRWLSDTPPYRVEVEYPKPIQPKNKDEAKAFAMAIINILRELIPLNPLYGEELRFFLDRFSPNEPSALTDFAASLTTATSDELQKVLDTLNIRRRMQNVLSLLKNDLKVAKLQTKIRDSVDDKMDEQQRKFFLKEQLKAIQKELGIAKDDRTADYDRFMERMEKLTIPEASMKKIDEEMEKLSMLETGSPEYAVTRNYLDQIISLPWGIHSKDKLDLRRARKILDRDHDSLEDVKDRMIEFLAVGKLRGEINGSILLLVGPPGVGKTSIGKSVADALGRKFYRLSVGGMRDEAEIKGHRRTYIGAMPGKFIQAIRETGTQNPIIMLDEIDKIGASYHGDPASALLEVLDPEQNVEFLDHYLDTRFDLSKVLFICTANQLDTIPGPLLDRMETIRLSGYITQEKVEIAKHHLWPRQIERSGLKPSDIRISDAALRTVIDGYARESGVRNLEKQLGRIIRKIAVKIVKGKKGPFKVNIKNVVEYLDQPIFQSEKPYRGVGVVTGLAWTVMGGETLTIEASKIHTDNRGFKLTGQLGDVMQESASIAYSYITSHLKKYGANAGFFDKAHVHLHVPAGATPKDGPSAGITMGIALLSLARGRKINRPLAMTGEMTLTGRVLPIGGVREKTIAARRQNIKELIFPAENKNDFEELPDYIREGINPHFVAHFDEVAEIVFPS, encoded by the coding sequence ATGAGCAATAAATTTGACGAGGGCATGGAGACAATTAATGGTGAGGTAGAGGTTGAGATTGAGCTCTCCCCATCATCTGAACTTGCGCTTCCATCTGAAAATCTGCCAACACAGATCTATCTTCTCCCTCTATCTGAACGCCCCTTCTTCCCGGCCCAGACTCAACCTCTCTTGATGAATGGCAAACCATGGATGGATACCGTTCAGAAAATTGGTGATACCAACGAACATATGGTTGGCCTGTTCATGACTCAGCCACATGAATCTGATTTTGCCTCTCCAGAAGACTATTTTGAGATTGGTACTGTCGCCCGTATGCACCACCCCATGAAGCAGGAGGGGAAAATTCAGTTTATTGCAGAGGGTGTACAGCGTGCCAGAATCGTACGCTGGCTATCAGATACTCCGCCCTACAGGGTTGAGGTTGAGTATCCCAAACCAATTCAGCCAAAGAACAAGGATGAGGCCAAGGCATTTGCCATGGCAATCATCAATATTCTGCGAGAACTTATTCCACTCAACCCTCTATATGGCGAAGAGTTGCGATTCTTTCTCGACAGATTCAGCCCTAATGAACCATCCGCACTGACCGACTTTGCCGCCAGCCTGACCACAGCAACATCCGATGAGCTGCAAAAGGTATTGGATACATTGAACATTCGTCGCCGCATGCAGAATGTACTATCTCTGCTAAAGAACGACCTGAAAGTTGCAAAGCTACAGACCAAGATACGTGACAGTGTTGATGACAAGATGGATGAACAGCAGCGCAAGTTCTTCCTCAAAGAGCAGTTAAAGGCAATTCAGAAAGAGCTTGGTATTGCCAAGGATGACCGTACTGCAGACTATGACAGATTTATGGAACGCATGGAAAAGCTGACCATCCCCGAGGCATCAATGAAAAAGATTGATGAGGAGATGGAAAAACTGAGCATGCTGGAGACTGGATCCCCCGAATATGCAGTGACCCGCAACTATCTGGATCAGATCATCTCACTACCATGGGGGATCCACTCAAAGGATAAACTTGACCTGCGACGTGCGCGCAAGATCCTTGACCGTGACCATGACAGCCTGGAGGATGTAAAAGATCGTATGATCGAGTTTCTTGCTGTAGGCAAGCTAAGGGGTGAGATCAATGGCTCTATTCTGCTGCTGGTTGGCCCTCCTGGTGTCGGCAAGACCTCGATTGGAAAATCTGTCGCTGATGCGCTGGGACGAAAATTCTACCGTCTCTCCGTTGGCGGCATGAGGGATGAGGCAGAGATCAAGGGACATCGCCGCACCTATATTGGAGCCATGCCTGGAAAGTTTATCCAGGCGATCCGTGAGACAGGGACCCAGAACCCTATCATTATGCTGGATGAGATAGACAAGATCGGTGCCTCCTACCATGGAGACCCCGCATCCGCCCTGTTGGAGGTGCTCGATCCGGAACAGAATGTGGAGTTCCTTGATCACTATCTTGATACCAGATTTGACCTCTCCAAGGTGCTCTTTATCTGTACCGCCAACCAGCTGGACACTATCCCTGGACCGCTGCTGGATCGTATGGAGACCATTAGACTTTCGGGATACATCACCCAGGAGAAGGTGGAGATTGCAAAGCACCATCTGTGGCCACGACAGATAGAACGTAGCGGCCTCAAACCAAGTGATATCAGGATAAGTGATGCTGCGCTGCGCACAGTAATAGATGGCTATGCTCGCGAATCCGGAGTAAGAAATCTTGAGAAGCAGCTGGGGCGCATTATCCGCAAGATCGCAGTAAAAATAGTCAAAGGAAAAAAGGGGCCTTTCAAAGTAAATATCAAGAATGTGGTCGAGTACCTTGATCAACCAATATTCCAGAGTGAAAAACCATACCGGGGAGTTGGTGTTGTGACTGGGCTTGCCTGGACTGTTATGGGTGGTGAGACCCTGACAATTGAGGCCTCCAAGATTCATACAGACAATCGCGGCTTCAAACTTACCGGGCAACTTGGGGATGTAATGCAGGAGTCAGCCTCAATTGCCTACAGCTACATCACATCGCATCTGAAAAAATACGGTGCCAATGCTGGCTTCTTTGATAAGGCACATGTCCATCTTCATGTTCCTGCTGGTGCCACCCCCAAGGATGGGCCCAGTGCAGGCATAACCATGGGTATCGCTCTGTTATCTCTGGCGCGCGGAAGAAAGATAAACCGCCCGCTGGCAATGACAGGTGAGATGACCCTTACCGGACGAGTCCTACCAATTGGAGGAGTAAGAGAAAAGACAATTGCTGCCCGCCGTCAGAATATCAAAGAGCTGATCTTCCCTGCTGAAAACAAAAATGATTTTGAGGAGCTGCCAGACTATATCCGTGAAGGGATCAACCCACACTTTGTTGCCCATTTTGATGAGGTTGCAGAGATCGTATTCCCCTCCTGA
- a CDS encoding SlyX family protein yields the protein MGSDKMDYNSLESRLEEIESRLSFQDNHIQELNDIISKLQLEVMTMAQRLSDSERQIQEITPSLIKSLSEETPPPHY from the coding sequence ATGGGTAGCGACAAGATGGATTACAACTCACTTGAGTCTCGTCTGGAGGAGATTGAGAGCAGACTCTCATTTCAGGACAACCACATCCAGGAATTAAACGACATAATCAGCAAGCTTCAATTGGAGGTGATGACCATGGCTCAGCGTCTCAGTGATTCCGAGAGACAGATCCAGGAGATCACGCCCTCACTGATAAAGTCACTCTCGGAAGAGACCCCTCCCCCTCATTACTGA
- the ung gene encoding uracil-DNA glycosylase, producing MPATEQIKLGESWKQVLLPEFDKPYMVKLREFLLQRKRGGHTIFPPSNRWFNAFDHTPFKRVKVVIIGQDPYHGDGQAHGLCFSVQPKIKIPPSLVNIYKELESDIGVTNSTGTLTSWADQGVLLLNAVLTVESGSAGAHQGKGWETFTDAAIDHLNRERDHLVFILWGAYAQKKGQRIDREHHLVIQAPHPSPLSAHRGFFGSRPFSQTNDYLLSHGIKPIEWKIES from the coding sequence ATGCCAGCTACGGAGCAGATAAAACTTGGGGAGAGCTGGAAGCAGGTCCTGCTACCTGAATTTGATAAACCATACATGGTCAAGCTGCGCGAGTTTCTACTGCAGCGTAAAAGGGGTGGGCACACCATCTTCCCCCCCTCTAACAGATGGTTCAATGCGTTCGACCACACCCCTTTTAAGAGAGTAAAAGTAGTTATTATTGGGCAGGATCCATACCATGGAGATGGTCAGGCTCATGGCCTCTGCTTCTCTGTACAGCCCAAAATAAAGATCCCTCCATCTCTTGTTAATATCTATAAAGAGCTGGAATCAGACATTGGGGTTACAAACAGCACCGGAACCTTAACCAGCTGGGCTGATCAGGGGGTACTGCTACTGAATGCTGTGCTGACTGTTGAGAGCGGCAGTGCAGGTGCTCACCAGGGAAAAGGGTGGGAGACTTTTACAGATGCAGCCATTGACCACCTGAACCGCGAACGTGACCATCTGGTTTTTATTCTGTGGGGGGCATATGCGCAGAAGAAGGGGCAACGAATTGATAGAGAGCATCACCTGGTTATCCAGGCACCACACCCCTCTCCGCTCTCAGCCCATAGAGGTTTTTTTGGTAGCCGCCCATTCTCTCAGACCAACGACTATCTACTCAGCCATGGCATCAAGCCGATAGAGTGGAAAATAGAGAGCTGA
- a CDS encoding MotA/TolQ/ExbB proton channel family protein → MEVSPVQGIFSVVTDNIFTLIYLLAIVEIGIIALIASSLKRHSLRLHDVSSNLLKGFADAPDQDSLQKSHEKIDAALHYLSNKILLDKSAAAIIKENVSRLSERNLYNRYYLIESASSVMSTMVQIFPLLGILGTILAIAGTAFGDGGIDASRLTSAFVLAMDTTILGIGFSVIFMMVESFIAPKVERMINESIDFKNIITRVHLG, encoded by the coding sequence ATGGAAGTTTCCCCTGTTCAGGGTATTTTTAGTGTTGTAACTGACAATATTTTTACCCTGATTTATCTGCTTGCCATAGTCGAGATTGGCATTATCGCTCTTATAGCATCCTCTCTAAAACGGCACAGTCTGAGGTTGCATGATGTATCCAGTAATCTGCTAAAAGGGTTTGCGGATGCCCCGGATCAGGACTCACTACAGAAGTCACATGAAAAGATTGATGCTGCCCTGCACTATCTATCAAACAAGATACTGCTGGATAAGAGCGCCGCAGCAATCATCAAGGAGAATGTCTCCAGACTCTCGGAGAGAAATCTCTACAACAGATACTATCTGATAGAGAGCGCTAGTAGCGTTATGTCCACCATGGTGCAGATCTTCCCTCTGTTGGGGATCTTGGGAACAATTCTGGCAATTGCCGGCACAGCATTCGGAGATGGCGGTATTGATGCATCACGTTTGACCAGTGCATTTGTGTTGGCAATGGATACAACAATTCTGGGTATCGGTTTTTCAGTCATCTTTATGATGGTTGAGAGTTTTATTGCCCCCAAGGTTGAGCGCATGATTAACGAGAGTATCGATTTCAAAAATATTATTACCAGAGTTCATTTAGGGTAA
- a CDS encoding ATP-binding cassette domain-containing protein, giving the protein MALVQLKDIQLAYGDLPLLDHANLIIERGERLCLVGRNGTGKSTLLKVISGDATAEDGTTEIGSTKISRLKQEVPKDTSGTIYDVTAQGVGKMGALIAEYHHLVLQLADDSSEKALNIMASVQQKIEAAHGWSIQQQIETTLSKMGLDPEENFSSLSGGMKRRVLLAQALVQSPDLLLLDEPTNHLDIESIQWLEEFLLNSHITLLFITHDRQFLRRLATRIIELDRGNLTDWPGNYDTYLEKKEKALEEEERNNALFDKKLAQEEVWIRQGIKARRTRNEGRVRALKALRQERSERRNRAGNVKMSVQKSEASGKKVIRAKNLHHRYDGAPLINCLSVNIQRGDRIGIIGPNGVGKSTLLRILLGETEPDKGTVLHGTKLQVAYFDQLRNQLDENRSVQDSVADGSDNVTINGNSKHVISYLQDFLFSPQRTRSPVSTLSGGERNRLLLARLFSKPSNLLVMDEPTNDLDVETLELLEELLLEYKGTLLLVSHDRAFLNNVVTSTLVFEGDGEINEYVGGYDDWIRQSKTVSSTAQPSQQKQEKRDNPPKKSTPVKLSYKDKRELEALPKQIESLESEQATIHATLADPNFYQSEEDEVSKTTERLNEIEQQLSAMYERWEMLEEMSGEDK; this is encoded by the coding sequence GTGGCTCTGGTTCAACTAAAGGATATCCAGCTCGCCTATGGTGATCTACCCCTGCTCGACCATGCCAACCTGATTATTGAGCGTGGTGAACGTCTCTGCCTGGTTGGACGAAACGGAACTGGAAAATCAACTCTGCTAAAGGTTATTTCCGGAGATGCCACCGCAGAAGATGGCACAACAGAGATTGGTTCAACAAAAATATCACGTCTCAAACAAGAGGTCCCCAAAGATACATCCGGCACTATTTATGATGTGACAGCCCAGGGAGTGGGTAAGATGGGTGCACTTATTGCAGAGTATCATCACCTTGTTCTGCAGCTTGCTGATGATTCATCTGAAAAAGCTCTCAACATAATGGCGTCCGTTCAACAGAAAATTGAGGCCGCTCATGGCTGGTCAATTCAACAACAGATAGAGACCACTCTTTCAAAAATGGGGCTAGACCCGGAGGAGAATTTCTCAAGCCTCTCCGGAGGGATGAAAAGACGCGTACTGCTGGCGCAGGCTCTGGTGCAGAGCCCTGACCTGCTACTTCTGGATGAGCCAACCAACCATCTGGACATTGAATCAATTCAGTGGCTCGAAGAGTTTTTGCTCAATAGCCACATCACTCTGCTATTTATCACTCATGATCGCCAATTCCTGCGCAGACTTGCCACCAGAATTATTGAGCTGGACCGTGGAAACCTGACCGACTGGCCCGGCAACTATGACACCTATCTGGAAAAGAAGGAGAAGGCTCTAGAGGAGGAGGAGCGCAACAACGCCCTCTTCGACAAGAAGCTGGCTCAGGAGGAGGTCTGGATTAGACAGGGGATAAAGGCTCGCCGCACCAGAAATGAGGGGCGAGTTCGGGCCTTGAAAGCCCTGCGTCAAGAGCGTAGTGAGCGCCGCAACCGTGCCGGCAATGTCAAAATGAGTGTGCAAAAGTCAGAGGCATCCGGAAAGAAGGTAATCAGGGCAAAGAATCTGCACCACAGATATGATGGTGCACCACTGATAAACTGCCTCTCTGTCAATATTCAGCGGGGTGATCGTATAGGTATCATCGGCCCCAACGGGGTTGGAAAAAGTACCCTGCTACGTATTCTTCTTGGTGAAACCGAGCCAGACAAGGGGACCGTGCTACATGGCACCAAACTGCAGGTTGCCTACTTTGATCAGCTGAGAAACCAGCTCGATGAAAATAGATCAGTACAGGACAGTGTTGCCGATGGAAGCGACAATGTAACCATTAACGGCAACAGCAAACATGTAATCAGTTATCTGCAAGACTTCCTCTTCTCTCCACAACGAACCCGCAGCCCGGTAAGCACCCTATCCGGAGGTGAAAGAAATCGCCTGTTGTTGGCAAGACTATTCTCAAAACCATCTAATCTTCTGGTGATGGATGAGCCCACCAATGACCTTGACGTTGAGACCCTGGAGCTTCTGGAGGAGTTGCTACTGGAATACAAGGGCACACTGCTCCTGGTAAGTCATGACCGTGCCTTCCTGAATAATGTCGTAACCAGTACCCTGGTTTTTGAGGGTGATGGAGAAATTAACGAATATGTTGGTGGTTATGATGACTGGATCCGCCAGTCAAAAACGGTCAGCTCCACCGCTCAACCATCTCAACAAAAACAGGAGAAGAGGGATAACCCTCCAAAAAAATCCACCCCTGTAAAATTAAGTTACAAAGATAAACGGGAACTGGAGGCACTCCCAAAACAGATTGAATCTCTAGAGAGTGAACAGGCTACAATCCACGCAACACTGGCAGACCCCAACTTTTATCAGAGTGAAGAGGATGAAGTAAGTAAAACAACTGAACGCCTAAATGAGATTGAACAACAACTCAGCGCAATGTATGAGCGCTGGGAGATGTTGGAGGAGATGAGTGGAGAGGATAAATAA
- a CDS encoding ATP-binding cassette domain-containing protein — protein sequence MIRISSLSIRRGPRLLFENSSMSIHPGQKVGVTGGNGTGKSSLFSLILGEIAADDGDLKLPESWVIAHVAQETPSLERSAIDLVMDGDHELRRLQRELEVAEQSGDGLRQGELFAQMEAIDGFNARNRAARLMQGLGFVVSQENLPVESFSGGWRMRLNLAQALMARSDLLLLDEPTNHLDLDAVFWLEDWLKQYPGTLLLISHDRDVLDRVVGGIINIEHQKMELTSGNYSAFERVRAEKMAQQQSAWERQQREKEHMHRFVERFRAKATKAKQVQSRIKALERMEAIAPAHVDSPFHFHFIQPEKLPHPMLTINHAVAGYGDIVVLNDFSITLNPGDRIALLGRNGAGKSTLMKLMASSQTLLLGERSEAKHLQTGYFAQHQLELLDLQATPLLHLQRNHPDSTEQELRDYLGSFGFRDDRVMEAVGPFSGGEKARLVLAMIIRQRPNLLLLDEPTNHLDLEMRHALVMALQEFKGALVVVSHDRYLLEGVADQFMLVADGEAEQFKGDLDDYGQWLRSSGKQVEATTREGDGGDTQRENINRKEQRRLDAEQRKQQAPLKRVVARLEQEIEKLEVARSDLEERLAQPEIYEDGAKQKLKEVLQEKREVDQKLEDKEELLLTHYGDLA from the coding sequence ATGATCCGTATCTCCTCGCTCTCGATTCGTCGAGGGCCCAGACTGCTGTTTGAAAACAGCTCCATGTCAATCCATCCCGGACAGAAGGTTGGAGTGACCGGAGGCAATGGGACTGGAAAATCCAGCCTCTTTTCGTTGATTCTGGGAGAGATTGCTGCCGATGATGGAGATCTGAAGCTGCCCGAGAGTTGGGTAATTGCCCACGTTGCTCAGGAGACCCCGTCACTTGAGCGCAGTGCCATTGATCTGGTGATGGATGGTGACCATGAGTTACGTCGTCTGCAGAGAGAGCTTGAGGTGGCAGAGCAGAGTGGTGATGGCCTGAGGCAGGGGGAGCTTTTTGCGCAGATGGAGGCAATTGATGGCTTTAATGCCCGTAACCGTGCTGCAAGGCTTATGCAGGGGTTGGGTTTTGTTGTCAGTCAGGAGAATCTGCCTGTAGAGTCATTCTCGGGTGGGTGGCGTATGCGCCTTAATCTGGCGCAGGCGCTAATGGCACGATCTGATCTTCTATTGCTTGATGAGCCTACCAACCACCTGGATCTGGATGCTGTTTTCTGGTTGGAGGATTGGCTCAAACAGTATCCGGGAACTCTGTTACTGATCTCGCATGATCGTGATGTACTGGATCGAGTAGTGGGCGGAATTATTAATATAGAACATCAGAAGATGGAGCTAACATCCGGAAACTACAGTGCTTTTGAGAGGGTTCGTGCTGAAAAGATGGCGCAGCAGCAGTCTGCATGGGAGAGACAGCAGCGGGAGAAAGAGCACATGCATCGTTTTGTGGAACGCTTTCGTGCCAAGGCGACCAAGGCAAAACAGGTGCAGAGTAGAATCAAGGCACTGGAGAGAATGGAGGCCATTGCCCCTGCTCATGTTGATTCACCATTCCATTTTCACTTTATTCAGCCAGAGAAACTGCCACACCCAATGCTTACCATTAACCATGCGGTAGCTGGATATGGTGATATTGTAGTATTGAATGATTTTTCGATTACTCTCAATCCGGGAGACAGAATTGCACTGTTGGGAAGAAACGGTGCAGGCAAATCAACATTGATGAAGTTGATGGCCAGTTCACAAACTCTGTTGCTAGGTGAGCGCTCAGAGGCCAAACATCTGCAGACAGGTTATTTTGCCCAGCATCAACTGGAGCTACTGGATCTGCAGGCTACACCACTACTGCATCTGCAGCGCAATCATCCTGATTCAACCGAGCAGGAGTTGAGAGATTACCTTGGAAGTTTCGGATTTAGAGATGATAGAGTGATGGAGGCAGTTGGCCCGTTCTCGGGAGGGGAAAAGGCCAGGTTGGTGCTTGCCATGATAATTCGTCAGCGCCCCAATCTGTTGCTTCTTGATGAGCCAACCAACCATCTTGATCTGGAGATGCGCCATGCTCTGGTTATGGCCCTTCAGGAATTTAAGGGCGCATTGGTGGTGGTCTCTCATGATCGCTATCTGCTGGAGGGGGTGGCAGATCAGTTTATGCTGGTTGCAGATGGTGAGGCAGAGCAGTTTAAGGGTGACCTGGATGATTATGGGCAGTGGTTGCGCTCTTCCGGGAAGCAGGTGGAGGCAACGACAAGAGAGGGTGACGGTGGTGATACCCAGAGAGAGAACATAAATCGTAAGGAGCAGCGCCGGCTTGATGCAGAACAGAGAAAACAGCAGGCACCACTAAAAAGGGTGGTTGCCAGGCTGGAGCAGGAGATTGAGAAGCTTGAAGTGGCTAGATCTGATCTGGAGGAGAGGTTGGCGCAGCCAGAGATTTATGAGGATGGCGCCAAACAGAAGCTGAAAGAGGTTTTGCAGGAGAAGAGAGAGGTGGACCAGAAGCTGGAGGATAAGGAGGAGTTATTGCTCACGCACTATGGGGATCTTGCATAG